The Pocillopora verrucosa isolate sample1 chromosome 2, ASM3666991v2, whole genome shotgun sequence genome has a segment encoding these proteins:
- the LOC131782531 gene encoding calponin homology domain-containing protein DDB_G0272472 isoform X1, whose protein sequence is MASVVSQAGNCTGTSVAFEVMLSPKVENARKPRLTPLKGKESFNIQLLVEKQLAAEKRRKSIEGEVLAKAASRSEHVVQVQQNKLLTVAEKSRMAEEKLKQKMCTHSENKEAQIKALYSRLHAKEQHIKEVQANLREIIASFSKKAEEKIQQKEAVSKENLELHRKAQMERWQAHEKRIQEVLASLQESIEKQSKTAEVNLQQKMETTTEKREALIRSLQERLQFKSQKIELARQLVDALVQEQSKVCKQKLQQKLEQSEEKRNALLRALQERLEAHDKHVEEVYQQIKTQRAEKAQG, encoded by the exons ATGGCGTCTGTGGTATCTCAAG CAGGCAATTGCACTGGGACCAGCGTAGCTTTCGAAGTCATGTTGAGTCCCAAAGTGGAGAATGCAAGGAAGCCGCGATTAACTCcattgaaaggaaaagaaagtttTAACATACAGCTGCTGGTAGAAAAGCAGCTAGCAGCCGAAAAACGAAGAAAG AGTATTGAAGGTGAAGTTTTGGCCAAAGCTGCTAGCAGAAGTGAACATGTTGTTCAAGTTCAGCAGAATAAACTGTTGACAGTTGCAGAGAAAAGTAGAATGGCAGAAGAAAAGCTCAAACAAAAGATGTGTACACATTCTGAAAACAAGGAAGCCCAGATTAAGGCATTGTACAGCCGCCTTCACGCAAAAGAACAACACATCAAAGAAGTGCAAGCAAACCTGCGAGAGATCATTGCATCATTTTCTAAAAAAGCAGAAGAGAAGATTCAACAAAAAGAAGCAGTAAGCAAGGAAAACCTTGAGTTACACCGCAAAGCTCAGATGGAACGTTGGCAAGCTCATGAAAAGCGCATTCAAGAAGTGTTGGCTTCTTTACAAGAGAGTATTGAGAAGCAATCCAAAACAGCTGAGGTTAACTTGCAGCAGAAGATGGAAACAACTACAGAGAAGCGAGAAGCTTTGATCCGCTCACTGCAGGAGAGACTGCAGTTTAAGTCTCAGAAGATTGAGCTAGCACGGCAACTTGTAGATGCTCTTGTTCAGGAACAAAGCAAAGTTTGCAAACAGAAGTTACAGCAGAAACTGGAACAATCAGAGGAGAAACGCAATGCACTGCTCAGAGCTTTACAAGAAAGATTGGAGGCACATGACAAGCATGTAGAGGAGGTTTACCAACAAATTAAGACACAGAGAGCTGAGAAAGCTCAGGGTTGA
- the LOC131782530 gene encoding putative aldolase class 2 protein CC_1201: MAAGLRFLPKPWRFLHQLNAEFSRLPRTAIPACRLSSTTSKTLLGEEAQAENWRRRVDLAASYRILEKYNLHEGVCNHLSMMAPAANGDGEVMLVIPYGLHWSEVKASSFVGLNVNREVVEGEGEADIAASTIHMGVHRARPDAVCAFHVHPPYCTALGTLKNPELGMHSQNACMFYNQIAYDRVYSGPSVDEEEGMRTAKQLGDKSVLFMCNHGVLVVAPNAARAMDHTYYLERACMNQVLAMSTGQELFEIPDEVAKFAYEQIDGPGIRQKYCDAHFEGMKRILSKECPDFME; encoded by the exons ATGGCAGCTGGGTTGCGATTTCTTCCTAAGCCTTGGCGCTTCCTTCATCAGTTGAACGCTGAATTCAGCCGCCTTCCGAGAACTGCTATCCCAGCATGCAGGCTGAGTAGTACAACCTCTAAAACTCTCCTAGGTGAAGAAGCCCAAGCCGAAAATTGGCGACGCCGAGTTGATCTAGCAGCTTCTTATCGCATCTTAGAGAAGTACAACTTACATGAAGGGGTGTGTAACCATTTGAGTATGATGGCTCCTGCGGCAAATGGAGACGGTGAGGTGATGTTAGTCATCCCATATGGACTGCACTGGAGCGAG GTTAAAGCCTCTTCATTTGTTGGCTTAAATGTGAATCGTGAAGTGGTCGAGGGAGAAGGTGAAGCAGACATAGCTGCCTCTACAATTCACATGGGAGTTCATAGAGCTCGACCAGATGCTGTTTGTGCCTTCCACGTACATCCACCATACTGCACGGCTTTAG GAACCTTAAAAAATCCCGAGCTTGGAATGCACAGTCAAAACGCCTGTATGTTTTACAACCAAATTGCTTACGATCGAGTGTACAGTGGGCCAAGTGTAGATGAGGAAGAGGGCATGCGCACAGCAAAACAGCTTGGGGACAAGTCGGTACTGTTTATGTGTAATCACGGGGTACTAGTGGTGGCACCTAATGCTGCAAGAGCTATGGATCATACTTATTATCTAGAGCGTGCCTGCATGAACCAG GTCCTGGCAATGTCGACTGGACAAGAATTGTTTGAAATACCGGACGAAGTAGCCAAGTTTGCATATGAACAAATTGACGGACCAGgaataagacaaaaatattgCGATGCTCATTTTGAAGGCATGAAAAGAATTCTCTCCAAGGAGTGTCCCGACTTCATGGAATAA
- the LOC131782531 gene encoding calponin homology domain-containing protein DDB_G0272472 isoform X2: MASVVSQGNCTGTSVAFEVMLSPKVENARKPRLTPLKGKESFNIQLLVEKQLAAEKRRKSIEGEVLAKAASRSEHVVQVQQNKLLTVAEKSRMAEEKLKQKMCTHSENKEAQIKALYSRLHAKEQHIKEVQANLREIIASFSKKAEEKIQQKEAVSKENLELHRKAQMERWQAHEKRIQEVLASLQESIEKQSKTAEVNLQQKMETTTEKREALIRSLQERLQFKSQKIELARQLVDALVQEQSKVCKQKLQQKLEQSEEKRNALLRALQERLEAHDKHVEEVYQQIKTQRAEKAQG, encoded by the exons ATGGCGTCTGTGGTATCTCAAG GCAATTGCACTGGGACCAGCGTAGCTTTCGAAGTCATGTTGAGTCCCAAAGTGGAGAATGCAAGGAAGCCGCGATTAACTCcattgaaaggaaaagaaagtttTAACATACAGCTGCTGGTAGAAAAGCAGCTAGCAGCCGAAAAACGAAGAAAG AGTATTGAAGGTGAAGTTTTGGCCAAAGCTGCTAGCAGAAGTGAACATGTTGTTCAAGTTCAGCAGAATAAACTGTTGACAGTTGCAGAGAAAAGTAGAATGGCAGAAGAAAAGCTCAAACAAAAGATGTGTACACATTCTGAAAACAAGGAAGCCCAGATTAAGGCATTGTACAGCCGCCTTCACGCAAAAGAACAACACATCAAAGAAGTGCAAGCAAACCTGCGAGAGATCATTGCATCATTTTCTAAAAAAGCAGAAGAGAAGATTCAACAAAAAGAAGCAGTAAGCAAGGAAAACCTTGAGTTACACCGCAAAGCTCAGATGGAACGTTGGCAAGCTCATGAAAAGCGCATTCAAGAAGTGTTGGCTTCTTTACAAGAGAGTATTGAGAAGCAATCCAAAACAGCTGAGGTTAACTTGCAGCAGAAGATGGAAACAACTACAGAGAAGCGAGAAGCTTTGATCCGCTCACTGCAGGAGAGACTGCAGTTTAAGTCTCAGAAGATTGAGCTAGCACGGCAACTTGTAGATGCTCTTGTTCAGGAACAAAGCAAAGTTTGCAAACAGAAGTTACAGCAGAAACTGGAACAATCAGAGGAGAAACGCAATGCACTGCTCAGAGCTTTACAAGAAAGATTGGAGGCACATGACAAGCATGTAGAGGAGGTTTACCAACAAATTAAGACACAGAGAGCTGAGAAAGCTCAGGGTTGA
- the LOC131782536 gene encoding extracellular signal-regulated kinase 2 yields MSAEIDTHITKKYEIKKRLGKGAYGIVWKAIDRRTGEVVAVKKIFDAFRNQTDAQRTFREICFLQEFGDHDNIIKLLNVIKADNDKDIYLVFEYMDTDLHNVIKKGNILKDIHKRYIMYQIFRAVMYLHSGNVIHRDQKPSNVLLDSECFVKMCDFGLARSVTSMTQEAGDPSLTDYVATRWYRAPEILLASPRYTKGVDMWSLGCILGEMLLGKPIFPGTSTLDQIEKIMTIIPTPSRQDIDSIKSQYSSSVLDRMTCKPKKSLEEILPNAPPDGIDLLKKLLQFNPDKRLTAEQALSHPYVARFHNPEEEPSMDYDVIPALNDDVQLSVEEYRVKLYESIIQKKTTIRRKRREIFLQDQKQKHAQAAEQARQQERESQPLKQVENYTHTSSITQAHQPTHSSPVKSPVHRSEGVTVAFGRTTKIQHQRSPSAGKSMVRRHSLENDSVMSPPRQNPAGRARPISAQVKPKNTIITRSNSADKLLQVTSARLVPAQRPPSAKAIHRPARKPVPNPNLSRSPFESYAQTHGTISKSSLKSLQSRVW; encoded by the exons ATGAGTGCTGAAATAGATACGCACATAACGAAGAAATATGAAATCAAGAAACGTTTGGGAAAAGGA GCTTATGGAATCGTCTGGAAAGCTATCGATCGACGAACGGGAGAAGTCGTTGCCGTCAAAAAGATTTTTGACGCTTTTAGAAACCAAACTGACGCTCAG AGAACCTTTCGTgagatttgttttcttcag GAATTTGGAGATCACGACAACATCATCAAACTGCTAAACGTAATAAAAGCAGATAATGATAAAGACATCTACCTGGTTTTTGAATATATGG ATACTGATCTTCATAATGtaataaagaaaggaaacattcTTAAAGATATACACAAAAGATATATTATGTATCAG ATATTTAGGGCAGTTATGTACCTACACTCAGGAAATGTCATACACAGAGATCAAAAG ccAAGTAATGTCCTCCTGGATTCAGAGTGTTTTGTTAAG ATGTGTGACTTTGGTCTAGCTAGATCAGTTACCAGTATGACGCAAGAAGCTGGTGATCCAAGTTTAACAGATTATGTGGCAACACGCTGGTACAGAGCTCCTGAAATTCTGCTAGCATCACCAAG GTATACAAAGGGTGTAGATATGTGGTCTCTAGGATGTATTTTAGGAGAGATGCTTTTAG GGAAACCAATATTTCCAGGAACATCAACTTTAGAtcaaatagagaaaattatgaCAATAATCCCCACACCATCTAGACAAG ATATTGACAGCATCAAGTCACAATACAGTTCATCAGTGTTAGACAGAATGACCTGCAAACCTAAGAAAAGTCTTGAAGAAATTCTTCCAAATGCACCACCAGATGGAATTGATCTGTTGAAAAAACTACTTCAGTTTAACCCTGACAAGCGACTGACAGCAGAGCAGGCTTTAAGTCATCCATATGTAGCAAGATTTCATAACCCTGAAGAAGAACCATCAATGGACTATGATGTGATTCCTGCCCTGAATGACGATGTTCAGTTAAGCGTGGAGGAGTATCGTGTTAAACTTTATGAG AGTATCATTCAGAAGAAAACCACCatcagaagaaaaagaagggagATTTTTCTTCAGGATCAGAAGCAGAAACATGCACAGGCTGCTGAGCAAGCAAGGCAGCAGGAGAGGGAGTCTCAGCCCCTCAAACAAGTTGAAAACTACACTCATACTTCAAGCATCACTCAAGCACACCAACCCACACACAGCTCACCAGTCAAATCACCTGTTCATAGGAGTGAGGGAGTGACTGTAGCTTTTGGAAGAACTACCAAGATACAGCACCAAAGATCACCTTCTGCTGGAAAGAGCATGGTGAGAAGGCACAGCTTAGAAAATGACAGT GTTATGTCCCCACCGAGGCAAAACCCAGCAGGACGTGCAAGGCCCATATCTGCACAAGTGAAGCCCAAGAACACCATAATCACACGTAGTAATAGTGCTGACAAACTTCTACAAGTGACAAGTGCTCGCCTC GTTCCAGCTCAAAGACCTCCTTCAGCTAAAGCAATACACAGACCAGCCAGGAAACCTGTCCCCAATCCAAATCTGAGTCGATCcccttttgaaagttatgcacAAACACATGGAACAATATCAAAAAGTTCACTAAAATCTCTACAATCCAGAGTTTGGTAA